The genomic DNA GGGACGGGAATATGGGGAAAGACTATCGTAAAACAGCAGAGGAAGTGTTGCAGTATATTGGTGGGAAAGACAATATTGAACAAGCTGCGCACTGTGTAACGAGGCTCCGTATCGCTTTAAAAGATGAAAGTAAAATAGATAACGATAAATTGCAGTCTGTTTCATTAGTGAAGGGAGCGTTTCATAATGCTGGGGTATTTCAAATTGTAATCGGTCCAGGAGATGTTGATCGAGTATATGCCGAATTGATAACGCTTGCAGGTATGAAAGAAGCGACAGTAGCTGACGTAAAAGATTCCGGAAACCAAAAGTTAAATCCAGCTCAAAAGTTTGTAAAAGTATTTTCAGATGTATTTATGCCGATATTACCAGCAATCGTAACAGCTGGTTTACTAATGGGTATTAACAATCTATTAGGGGCAAAGGACTTATTTTTTGAAGGTAAAAATTTATTAGATGTGTATCCAAACTTAAGTGGGCTTTGGGATTTAATTAATATGATGGCGAATACAGCATTCGTATTCTTACCAGCACTTGTCGGTTGGTCAGCAACGAAGCGTTTTGGTGGTAGTCCGATATTAGGGATTGTTATGGGGTTAATGCTTGTGCATCCTGCCTTATTAAACGCGTGGGATTATGGAAAAGCAGCGACTGGTTTAGATGGACAAAAGATTGAGTACTTCGATATTTTAGGATTATTTCAAATTGAAAAGGTAGGGTATCAAGGTCAAATCTTGCCTGTCTTAGTAGCAGCATTTGTATTAAGTAAAGTAGAAATCTTCTTAAAGAAACATGTACCAAATGCAATACAATTATTAGTTGTACCAATTACAACGATTGTCGTAACAGGTGTGTTGGCATTAGGGATTATTGGTCCAGTTACACGTCATATTGGAGATTTATTAACAGCTGGATTAGTAGGTGTATATGAAACTGTGCCAGTAGTTGGAGCAGTATTGTTTGGAGCATTATATGCACCGCTCGTAATTACAGGTATGCATCATATGTTTATTGCTATCGACTTACAATTAATTGCACAGCACGGTGGTACATTCATTTGGCCAATGATTGCTCTTTCTAACATTGCGCAGGGTAGTGCGGCACTTGCAATGTTCTGGATTTCTAAAAATCAAAATGATAAAAGTATGGCATCGACATCAGCGATTTCAGCATATTTCGGTATTACAGAGCCAGCTATGTTTGGTGTGAACTTACGAAATAAGTTCCCGTTCTATGCAGCAATTATAGGATCGGCTGTGGCAGCGATATTCATTACGTTAAATGGTGTATTAGCACCTGCTATCGGAATTGGCGGATTACCAGCATTTATTTCTATCATTCCGAAATCGATTCCAATGTTTATTGTAGGAATGGTTATCGCAGTTGTAATCCCGTTTACGTTAACGTGGTTATTTGCAAAAAGAGTTAAACAGAAGTAGGAGGAAGTTAAACATGAAGGATTGGCATAAAAGTGTAGTTTATCAAATTTATCCGAAGAGCTTTAATAGCTATTACAATAAAGAAACCGGTGATATAAAAGGCGTTACAGAAAAACTAGATTACTTAAAAGAACTCGGAGTAGATTATATTTGGTTAACACCGATATACCAATCACCACAAAATGATAATGGATACGATGTAAGTGATTATTACAGCATTGATCCATCTTACGGAACGATGGAAGAGTTTGAAGAGCTTTTAGAAGAAGCGAAAGCGCGTAACATTGAAATTATGCTAGATATCGTTGTAAATCATAGCTCGACGGAGCATAAGTGGTTTAAAGAAGCGAAGGAAGATAAAAATAGCCCATATCGTAATTACTATATTTGGCGTGATGAAAAAAATAATTGGCAATCTAAGTTTGGCGGATCTGCTTGGAAATATGATGAGAAGACAGAGCAATATTTTTTACATCTATTTGATGAGACACAAGCTGATTTAAATTGGGAAAATGAAAAGTTTCGTGAAGAAGTATATGATATGATGCGTTTTTGGCTAGATAAAGGGGTAACTGGATTCCGATTAGATGTTATTAATTTAATTTCAAAAAATCAACAGTTCTTAAATGATGACGGAAGTACGGCGACAAGCGATGGCCGTAAATATTATACAGATGGCCCGCGCGTTCATGAATATTTACAAGAGATGAACCGAAATGTTTTTGAAGGGAAAGATGTCATTACAGTTGGAGAAATGTCATCTACGACAATTGATAATTGTATTAAATATTCGAATCCGGATCGTAATGAACTGAGCATGACATTTAGTTTCCACCATTTAAAAGTAGATTATCCGAATGGTGATAAGTGGACGAAGGCTGATTTTGATTTCATTAAATTAAAAGAAATTATGTCTAATTGGCAAATTGAAATGCAAAAGGGCGGAGGATGGAATGCGTTATTCTGGTGTAATCATGACCAACCTCGTATTGTGTCACGTTTCGGTAATGATGAGAAGTATAGAAATGAATCTGCAAAAATGTTAGCGACAGCTATGCATATGTTGCAAGGCACACCTTACATTTATCAAGGCGAAGAAATCGGTATGACGAATCCTAAATTCGAGTCTATCGAGCAATATCGCGATGTGGAATCGTTAAATATATATGATATAAAGCTAGAAGAAGGATTATCAAAAGAAGAGATTATCGGGATTTTAAAACAAAAATCTCGTGATAACTCCCGTACTCCAATGCAGTGGAATGAAGAGGTGAATAGCGGATTTACAACAAATACACCTTGGATTACAGTTGCTGAAAACTTTAAAGAGATAAATGTAGAGAAGGCACTAGAAGATAAAGAGTCTGTATTTTATCATTACAAAAAACTAATTGAACTAAGAAAAACATATGATGTAATTACAGAAGGAAAATATGCTATTTTAGATGAAAATCACCCTAAGATTTGGGGATATACACGTATTGTAAATGATGAGGTATTACTTGTTATCAATAACTTTTATGGAGAAGAAATAACGTATTCTGTACCAGTCCATGTTCAAGTAGATGGAATGAAACAAGAAGTACTACTGTCGAATTATAAAGATTCCAGCAAGGATATTACAAAACTTAACTTAAGACCATATGAATCAATTGTGTATCGATATACGAAATAAAAAGGTTGTATGCCCGCGTGGCATACAACCTTTTATTTTAAGACACCGCTGTATAAAATATTTACTTCTACCTCTGGTTTGAATTTTACCTTTGCATAATCTTTATTCCAATTTTTTTTCTTCCATAAGTCAGGATGATAAGCAATAAGATGTCTTCCAATACCGAAAGCATCACAATTTGCTTTTTGTAGTTTGTTTGTTATTTTTTTCGCTTCTTTCGTAAGTTGTTTTGATAGTTCCTTATTTAGTTTTTTTCTGGCTTCCATTTTATAAATATTATCTCTTGGGGCTTCAAGTGCTATTACTTTTAGTTGAAGCTTAATGTGAGCATAAACATTTCCTTTTTTATCTGTTGTTATTTTTAAGTCCCGTTTTAACTTTCGATTGCTAATTTCCATTGTTAAATAATCAGATGTTTTCTCTGATTCATCGCTAGTAAGTTTTTGGGTTATACGGGCACTTGTTCCCATCTTTCCGGTTAATAATACGAATAAAACAGAATGTTTTAAAGGTAAATGCCCAGTTAATTTATCATTGTTAAATAAAGCTAACCCGTTTGTAATTACTTCTGTTCCTTTTATTTTTATAGAAGGGAGGGTAAAGTCTTTACCGGGATCTAACATTTTTGTAGCAGCTGTTTCTAAAGTTTCTTTTGGAAATACACTCATATCTTCTAAGCTTTTCACTTTTTTCTTTAGAAAATCTCCAATTAGTAAATTTCCTACTTTCTTTTTTTCTAGTATCTCGGATGTTTCACCATCTACTGCAATAAGTTTTACTAAAGCAGTTGGGTTTGTTGGGTCCCGAAAGCTGACATCTAAATAAGGTAGTACACCTTTTTTTAGAATTTTGGTTCCTAGTAATTGAACACCATATTTGAAATAACGAATATTTCCGGTTACATTTTTTTTCAGTGCATCGCTTGTATCTCTTATGTTATGCCCAGTTGCTGAATGTATTTCATTCTCGAATGAAGCTTGTTCTCCGCTTGAACTTTTTACGAGCTCAATTGTTTGCTGGAGTTTATTCTCTTCCGTAATATCAGATCCAATACTATAAGCTAACCTTGCTTCTCTTAATGGTTCTTGATCCCAGCAGCCAGAAAGGAATGCACTAGTACATAATACAAAAAGTAATTTAACTCTTTTTTTGAACATACTGTTCTCCTTTCTTATTTCTTATTACTGAATAAAGTAGAAATAAAAGAGGGAGGACAACGATGAAAATATAGGTGAACTTATCAGTGAAAGTTGCAATCACTTTTAATTCTTCAGGTGTATCGATAAATAAGGCTACACTAAAGGCAATAATACCAACGATTGGGACAGCTTTTTTATGATTAGCAAGATTGAATATATGTCCAATTCCTATAGAAGCAGCGCAGTAATAACTAGCGATAGAAGCTACAACTGTTATCATCCAAATTGGTATGAATAGTAAATCAGTTCGGTCTATAATCCCGATATGCAAGGAGCGTAATAAGTAAGCAACTGGTTCTGGAATAAGCTCAATTTGTTTTGGACTAAATACGATAAAGCAAATCCAAACAGTAAAAGTATAAAAAAGGGTTACAAATCCATTAGCGATAGAAATTGCCTTTAGTTTTGCTACAGAACTCCAGTTTACTTTTGGGAAAGCGATAAGAATAATTTCAAAACCATACATAGCTGTAATTGTTTCTTTTGATGCTTGAATAATATTCCACCATCCGGCTTCTGTAATTGGAAAAATATAAGAAAAATCAGCTCGTGAAAACCCTAGTGCAATTAAAAGAGCCATGGGCAAAATGAGAATAGAAGCCATGACATAAAATCGTACAATAACTTTGAATGTGTTATAGGCTATATAGCAGCAAGCTATCGTAAATAGTAAGAGAATTGCGTACCAAGGGGTCGCTTGCAAAACCCATACTTTAATGACATTACAAGCATTTAACATAACTGTCATACCGATAAGAGTAAAATAAAAAACATAAGCAAAGCCTAATAGTTTTCCAAACTTATTACCAAATAGCATACAAACACTTTCATACATATCTGCATCAGGAAATCGTTTTAAGAAAAGCCACATAAGTAAAATAATAAGTTGAATTGCAAGCCCAGCGATGAGAGCGGAAATCCATCCACCACCTTTTGCTATTGGGTGAAGACGGTTAGGTAGAGAAAGTATACCAACCCCGATTTGGCATTGAATAACGAAAAAGGTAAATTGAACAAGCGAAATTTTACTTTGCGTGTTTGTCACCGTCCTCATCCTCTCTCGTTACATGTTGGCGCTGCATTTTTTTCGGTTTTGGATCATGTGGTCGTTCCCAAAAAGACCAAATTGGTAGTCTTACAAAAGAATCTTTCATATCTTTAATCCGCATCGGAGCAACAGGAGAAAGATATGGTGTATGAAATGAATGTAACTGGCATAAATGAACGAAAGTTATAATGAGACCGAATGATATTCCTACGTATCCGAATATAGCAGCAAGAAGCATTAATGGAAAACGAAGAATTCGAACTGCTGAACTCATATCGTTCGATGGAACAAGAAAAGATGAGATTGCAGTTAAAGCTACAACGATAATCATTGTGTAAGAAACGAGTCCGGCTTTTACAATCGCATCACCAATTACTAAACCGCCTACAATACCGATTGTTTGTCCAACTCGGCTCGGCAAGCGAATACCAGCTTCCCGCAATAACTCGAAAATTAGCTCCATTAAGAGAGCTTCGAAAATAGGAGGAAGTGGTACTTTCTCTAATGAGGCTTTAATTGTATACACAAGTTCGAGCGGCAATACATCAGGATGAAAGGCTACGGTTGCGATATATATAGCTGGTAAGAGAAAAGCAATCAAGAAACTAACTAAGCGAATCATTCGGACGAAAGATCCAACGATCCAGCGGTTATTATAATCATCTGGTGATTGATAAAAAGCGAATAATGTAACGGGAACGATAAGAGCTGTTGGATCTCCATCAGATAAAATAGCAACTCGTCCTTCCATTAAATTTGCAGCTACTCTATCTGGACGCTCTGTATTTAATTGCTGCGGGAAGGGTGAGAATGACGTATCTTCTATAAATTCTTGTATGTATCCTGGTGGCATGAGTGCATCTGTCTTAATCGTTTCTAACCTTCTTTTTACTTCTGTAACTAAATCGTCATTAGCTATGTTTTGCATATAAGCAATTGCCACTTTCGTGTGCATTTCTTCACCAAGCGTGAAATATTTAACGACGACATGTGGACTTTTTATGAGTTTGCGAATAGAGGCTAAATTCGTTGCTAGATCCTCTACAAAACCAGTATGTGGACCGCGCACAATCCCTTCATTATCAGGCTCTGCTATATCTCGCTTTAAAGATAAAGCTGTTTCGAAAATACAAAAACTGTCGACGTGTTCATGAAAATATAAGGATTTACCTTGTAATAGAAGCTGTACGCCATAATTTAAATTTGTTTCTTTTTTCATATTTAATGTGGCGAAAGCTTTATCCAAAGGTAAATCCGAACGGGTTAATAAAGGCTCAAGAGCTAATTGGTGAATTAAATTTGGGTCTGCTAAAGATTCGATATATAAGATTGTTCCTTTGCCGTTTTGAAATGGGAGATCTAATTTTTTTATATCATCAGAATGGGAAAGTTTATTTTCAATGTAATTAATGTTCTCCGGAAGTGATGGAAACATATGCTTTTGTTTTTTACTCTCTTGTTGTTCTTTTTTCTCTGTCATAATTTCCACCTCTTTTAGAGTACAATTGTTTCTGTTAATTTTTGTCGTTTGTGAGAAATTTATGCTTGAATTATTTTTTAAAAAGAGGGTTGAAGGTTACGTTACATTGTCTTTTGTGCATTATTCAATTTCATAGCAGTACTTCTCACATTTGTGTCGAATTAAGAAGATATATAGGAGGGATACATATGGAAAGAGCTGTAGAACGAGTTTTTACAAAAGAGATTTTAGCAAGCGCAGCAAAGGCATTTCATGTAACAGTGGAAGACAAGCCGCTTGGAGATTTTGAGAATTATATTTTTAAGGCGAAGGGTGATAATGGCGAAGACTATGTATTACGTTTAACGCATTCGTCGCATCGTTCTAAAAAAGAAGTCGAGGCTGAACTAGATTTTTTACGATATGTTGCGGAGAACGGAGCAAAGGTAGCAGGACCTCTTTACTCAACTTCTCAAAATCTTGTAGAAGAAATTGGAGCGGAAGATAGCACTTTCTTTTTTGCATCTTTATTTACATATGCAAAAGGTGAGCAAGTAAAAGGCGAAGGATCGCATTATTGGGGAGATGCTTACTTTGAAGCGTGGGGAAAAGCGATTGGCCAACTGCATCGCCTAACAATGAACTATCCTAAAACAGATTATCGTGATACGTGGGAAGAAGATGAGAGCGGGATTGTTAATGAATTAGAAGATGATCAAGTGAAAAAGATTGCTGTGGTATTAATGGATGAAATAAAGCCTCTTCCAATTGAAAGAGAAACATTCGGCCTTATGCACGGTGACATTCATCCAGGTAATTTTCATTATGATGGTAAAGAGCTAACAATCTTTGATTTTGATGATGCGGCTTATAATTACTTTATACATGATTTAGCGATGGTTCTCTACTACTCTGTTCTATTTACACCGTGGACAGTGGAAGAGAAGACAGATTTTGCTCGTAAACAATTACAAGTTTTACGAAAAGGATATGAGTATGAGCACAGGCTGGCGGATAGTTGGTATGAATCGTTACCACTATTTTTACGTTTGCGTGACATAGGTCTATACGGCACACTCCAAAAGAAGTTCAAGGGGAAAGATATGCCAGATAACTTCCGAAAATTATCTGAAGAGTTATATGAAAGAATTATAAGCGAAGAAGCAATTGTGAATATATAATACATTTTGTTCAAAACAAAGTATACAAAATAAATGTATACTTTGTTTTTTTATACAAAAATATGTTTGTTTTATTAAAATAATATTGTCATAGATTCGGTATACATTTATAATTTTTATATATTCTGAATATTCTTGATAAAAAGGAGGGGGAATATTGGAAGCTTTCGTAAATTGGTTAAATAATATTGTTTGGAGTCCAGCACTTGTTTATTTATGTTTAGGAGTAGGTTTATATTTTTCTATTCGAACGAGGTTTTTACAAGTAAGGCATGTAGGAGAAATGGTGAAGCTGACATTTCAAGGAGAAAAATCAGAGGCTGGTGTTTCTTCCTTCCAAGCGTTAGCACTTTCGTTATCAGGGCGCGTTGGGACAGGGAATATAGCTGGGGTAGCAACGGCAGTAGCCTTCGGTGGACCAGGGGCTGTATTTTGGATGTGGGCAGTAGCCTTTTTAGGAGCAGGATCAGCTTATGTAGAATCAACACTCGCGCAAATATATAAGACGAAACACCAAGGTCAGTTTCGCGGTGGACCTGCTTATTACATTGAAAAAGGTTTAGGTGTGAAATGGTATGCTTTAGTATTCGTTGCAGCTACAATTCTTGCAACGGGGCTTTTACTACCAGGTGTGCAGGCTAATAGTATTGCTGTAAGTTTAGAAACGGCTTTTGGGATTAACACTACAGTATCAGGGGCTTTATTAGTTGTTGTATTAGCTCTTATTATCTTTGGTGGGGTAAAGCGAATTGTTAATGTGGCGCAAGTTGTCGTACCGTTTATGGCTGTTGGCTATATTTTAGTAGCTTGCGTCATTGTTGCTATGAATATTGAAAAATTGCCAGAAGCATTTATGTTAATTATAAGAAGCGCGTTTGCATTAGAAGCTGCTTTCGGTGGTATTATCGGTTTGGCAATCTCTTGGGGAGTAAAACGTGGTATTTATTCCAATGAAGCAGGGCAAGGAACTGGGCCACATGCGGCGGCAGCAGCTGAAGTATCACATCCAGCTAAGCAAGGTTTAGTGCAAGCATTTTCCGTTTACATTGATACATTATTTGTTTGTTCAGCAACAGCATTTATGATGATTATTACAGGCATGTATAACGTATTTGATGCAAGCGGAAAAAACTTTATCGTAAATAAATTAAATGGTGCTCAGCCAGGACCAGGATATACACAGGCAGCGGTAGAATCTGTTTTCCCTGGATTTGGAAACGGTTTCGTTGCAATCTCGTTACTATTCTTTGCATTTACAACAATTATGGCATATTACTACATTGCAGAAACGAATATCGCGTACTTGAATCGAGATAAAGACCGTCCTTGGTTGTCTATGGTACTAAAATTTGTCTTTTTAGGAGCTGTATTCTACGGCTGTATCAAAACAGCAGCAACGGCGTGGGCTTTAGGTGATATCGGTGTAGGAATTATGGCATGGGTAAATATCATTGCGATTTTACTATTACAAAAACCTGCATTAGTTGCATTAAAGGATTATGAAAAGCAGAAAAAAGAAGGAAAAGATCCAGTATTCGATCCAGGACCATTAGGCATTAAAAATGCTGATTTCTGGGAGCATGAATACGGAAAAGATAAGAAAGAAGAAGTATCTTAATAGAATAGGAATGAAAAAGCAAAGGGAAAATCCCTTGGCTTTTTTTATGGACAAAATGGAGCTGGAAGTTATTTTTTTGCCTATTTTTGAATATAAAAAGAATGTACATGCTTTGTTAGTGGAAGGGGGGAGTATGTTGATAGAGTTTCGTAATGTAAATAAATATTATGGCAATTTTCAAGTTTTAAAAGATATTAATGTGCAAGTGAAAAAAGGTGAAGTGGTAGTAGTTGTTGGGCCTTCAGGATCAGGAAAAAGCACGTTGCTTCGGTGTATAAATCAATTAGAGACAATTACAGATGGAGAGTTAATTGTACAAAATACGGAGGTACACAATGTCAAAACAGATATGAATAAATTACGCCGCAATATTGGGATGGTCTTTCAACATTTTTATTTATATCCACATAAAACGGTTCTTCAAAATATTACACTAGCACCTATTAAAGTAAATAAAGTTTCAAAAGAAGAAGCTGAGAAAACAGCGATGTTTTATTTAGAGAAAGTAGGAATTCCGGAGAAGGCCAATGTATACCCACACCAATTATCGGGGGGACAACAGCAAAGGGTAGCAATTGCTAGAGGACTTGCGATGCAGCCAGAAATTATGCTATTCGATGAGCCTACGTCTGCTCTTGATCCAGAGATGATTGGGGAAGTACTTGATGTTATGAAAACGCTAGCTAAAGAAGGGATGACGATGGTCGTTGTCACACATGAGATGGGATTTGCACGAGAGGTAGCAGATCGGATTTTATTTATGGATGATGGCAAGATCATTGAGGATACAACACCGGCGCAATTTTTTGCGAGTCCTGAACAAGAAAGAGCGCGTCTATTTTTAAGCCGAGTGTTAAATCATTAAAGGAGGAATTTCATGTTTAAAATGAAAAAGTTGCTTACCGTAATCGTATTTTCATGTTTATTCGTACTTGTCGTTGCTGGGTGCGGAAGTAAAGCAGATGAGGCAAAAGAAATGAATACGAAGCAAGGCGGGGCCATTGAGCAAATTAAAAAGCGCGGGAAACTAGTAGTTGGGGTGAAGAATGATACGAATTTATTTGGATTGAAAAAACCTTCAACAGGGCAGGTAGAAGGATTTGATGTTGATATTGCAAAGGCGCTTGCGAAAAAAATCCTCGGAGATGAAAAGAAACTAGAATTAAAAGAAGTAACGTCTAAAACGCGTATTCCACTACTGAAAAATGGTGACATTGATGCAATTATCGCAACAATGACAATTACGGAAGAACGTAAAAAAGAAGTTGATTTTTCAGATGTATATTTTAAAGCGGGGCAATCGTTACTTGTGAAAAAAGGGAGCGCTATTAAAAGTATTGATGATGTGAAAAAAGGCGTGAAGGTGTTAGCTGTAAAAGGTTCAACGTCTACAAATAATATACGTCAAAAGTCACCAGAAGCGACTGTATTAGAATTTGAAAATTATAGTGAGGCATTTACGGCGTTAAAAGCAGGGAAAGGTGATGTTTTAACGACAGATAATGCAATTCTTTACGGAATGGCAAAACAAGATTCGAATTATGAAGTTGTAGGGAAAATTTTCACGGATGAGCCATACGGAATTGCTGTGCAAAAAGGTGCAGATGATTTGACGAAAGAGATTAATAGCTTGCTAAAAGATATGAAGGCGAACGGAGAGTATGACAAACTGTATGAGAAGTGGATTGGACAAAAACCAGAAAAGTAGATAGTAAAAGTGAGAGGATGAGAGTACTCATCCTCTTCTTGTAAAGAAAGAGGGGAGAATATGTGCCTGATTTTTCTATATTAACGAATAACATTGATATGTATTTAGAAGGGTTTAAATATACAGTAATGTCTAGTGTAATTGCATTAATAGGCAGTTTTATTTTAGGAGTAATTTTGGCTATAATGCGTATTGCACCGATTCGTATTTTAAACTGGATAGGATCAGCTTTTGTGGAGTTTGTAAGAAATATTCCACTCGTATTAATTGCATTTATATTTTATTTCGCTTTACCTGTAATAGGAGTTACTTTAAATGGTTTTGTAGCAGGAACAGTTACGCTTACGGTATATACTGCAGCGTTTATTGCCGAGGTTATTCGCGCTGGTATTTTATCAGTCGCCAAAGGTCAAATGGAAGCAGCGCGTTCCTCAGGATTGACTTATACGCAAGCGATGTACCATGTCGTTTTACCTCAAGCGATGAAAATCGTAATCCCTCCTCTAGGAAATCAATTTCTTAATTTAGTAAAAAACTCTTCCATACTCGGAATTATCGCTGGTGCTGATTTAATGTATCAAGGAGATTTAATTTCAACGAAGACGTTTGTTACGTTTGATGTTTATATATTTGTCGGGATGTTTTATTTAATATTAACAATTCCGCTCAGTATGCTAGTGCGTTATTTAGAAAAACGCTTGGCAAAGGAGGCGGTGTAAATGGATTTTAAGGGAGCTATAACAGGGGATCATATCCTCTTTTTATTAAAAGGATTACTCATAACGTTAGAGGTAGCGCTTGTAGCGATTGTACTTAGCTTTATTATTGGCAGTGTAATAGGGATATTGCGCTATATGAAAATACCTGTCGTCTCACAAATATTAGGAATTATCGTTGAAGTGATTCGAAATTTACCACTACTTTTAATTATATTTTTCACTTATTTTGCACTTCCAGAAGCAGGATTGAAATTAGAAATTATAACAGCTGTAATTGTTGCGTTAACAATATTTGAAGCGGCAATGATATCTGAAATTGTTCGAAGTGGTTTATTATCGATTGAAAAAGGACAGATTGAAGCCGCAAGATCTTCAGGATTAACGTATGTTCAAGCGCTTTGGCATATCATTTTACCACAAGCATTAAGAAGAATGGTTCCACCGCTTGTTAGTCAGTTTATTTCATTGCTGAAAGATACAGCATTAGCAGTTGTTATATCACTGCCAGAGCTTATGCATAATGCTCAAATTATTAGCGGACAGAATGTGAATTATATGATTCCAACGTTTATAGTAGTAGCTTGTATGTACTTTATCGTAAATTATAGTTTATCAATTTTATCGAGAAGATTAGAACTTCGTTGACCTTTACAATATATGTAAAGGTTTTTTCCTTGTTTAACCTTATTTTCCTCTAATTAGAATCTAAATCTCGTGATAATTCAATTTTTTATATTATTTTATCAGAAAAGTTTTAATTTTATATAGAAATTGTAATCGCTTTCGTGTATATTTTTATTATCAGAAAATTTTAACAAGATATAGGGGTATCGGTAGGGGGAGGATTTAGATGCAGCAACCAACGAATGAGAAATTACATCGTACGATGAAGAGTAGACATTTATTTATGATCGCACTTGGTGGTGTAATCGGGACAGGTTTTTTCTTAGGTTCAGGTTACACCATTAATCAGGCTGGACCAGGGGGAGCCATCCTTTCATATTTAGTGGGCGGATTT from Bacillus basilensis includes the following:
- the gerKC gene encoding spore germination protein GerKC, yielding MFKKRVKLLFVLCTSAFLSGCWDQEPLREARLAYSIGSDITEENKLQQTIELVKSSSGEQASFENEIHSATGHNIRDTSDALKKNVTGNIRYFKYGVQLLGTKILKKGVLPYLDVSFRDPTNPTALVKLIAVDGETSEILEKKKVGNLLIGDFLKKKVKSLEDMSVFPKETLETAATKMLDPGKDFTLPSIKIKGTEVITNGLALFNNDKLTGHLPLKHSVLFVLLTGKMGTSARITQKLTSDESEKTSDYLTMEISNRKLKRDLKITTDKKGNVYAHIKLQLKVIALEAPRDNIYKMEARKKLNKELSKQLTKEAKKITNKLQKANCDAFGIGRHLIAYHPDLWKKKNWNKDYAKVKFKPEVEVNILYSGVLK
- the treP gene encoding PTS system trehalose-specific EIIBC component, with amino-acid sequence MGKDYRKTAEEVLQYIGGKDNIEQAAHCVTRLRIALKDESKIDNDKLQSVSLVKGAFHNAGVFQIVIGPGDVDRVYAELITLAGMKEATVADVKDSGNQKLNPAQKFVKVFSDVFMPILPAIVTAGLLMGINNLLGAKDLFFEGKNLLDVYPNLSGLWDLINMMANTAFVFLPALVGWSATKRFGGSPILGIVMGLMLVHPALLNAWDYGKAATGLDGQKIEYFDILGLFQIEKVGYQGQILPVLVAAFVLSKVEIFLKKHVPNAIQLLVVPITTIVVTGVLALGIIGPVTRHIGDLLTAGLVGVYETVPVVGAVLFGALYAPLVITGMHHMFIAIDLQLIAQHGGTFIWPMIALSNIAQGSAALAMFWISKNQNDKSMASTSAISAYFGITEPAMFGVNLRNKFPFYAAIIGSAVAAIFITLNGVLAPAIGIGGLPAFISIIPKSIPMFIVGMVIAVVIPFTLTWLFAKRVKQK
- a CDS encoding GerAB/ArcD/ProY family transporter, with amino-acid sequence MTNTQSKISLVQFTFFVIQCQIGVGILSLPNRLHPIAKGGGWISALIAGLAIQLIILLMWLFLKRFPDADMYESVCMLFGNKFGKLLGFAYVFYFTLIGMTVMLNACNVIKVWVLQATPWYAILLLFTIACCYIAYNTFKVIVRFYVMASILILPMALLIALGFSRADFSYIFPITEAGWWNIIQASKETITAMYGFEIILIAFPKVNWSSVAKLKAISIANGFVTLFYTFTVWICFIVFSPKQIELIPEPVAYLLRSLHIGIIDRTDLLFIPIWMITVVASIASYYCAASIGIGHIFNLANHKKAVPIVGIIAFSVALFIDTPEELKVIATFTDKFTYIFIVVLPLLFLLYSVIRNKKGEQYVQKKS
- the gerKA gene encoding spore germination protein GerKA, coding for MTEKKEQQESKKQKHMFPSLPENINYIENKLSHSDDIKKLDLPFQNGKGTILYIESLADPNLIHQLALEPLLTRSDLPLDKAFATLNMKKETNLNYGVQLLLQGKSLYFHEHVDSFCIFETALSLKRDIAEPDNEGIVRGPHTGFVEDLATNLASIRKLIKSPHVVVKYFTLGEEMHTKVAIAYMQNIANDDLVTEVKRRLETIKTDALMPPGYIQEFIEDTSFSPFPQQLNTERPDRVAANLMEGRVAILSDGDPTALIVPVTLFAFYQSPDDYNNRWIVGSFVRMIRLVSFLIAFLLPAIYIATVAFHPDVLPLELVYTIKASLEKVPLPPIFEALLMELIFELLREAGIRLPSRVGQTIGIVGGLVIGDAIVKAGLVSYTMIIVVALTAISSFLVPSNDMSSAVRILRFPLMLLAAIFGYVGISFGLIITFVHLCQLHSFHTPYLSPVAPMRIKDMKDSFVRLPIWSFWERPHDPKPKKMQRQHVTREDEDGDKHAK
- the treC gene encoding alpha,alpha-phosphotrehalase; the protein is MKDWHKSVVYQIYPKSFNSYYNKETGDIKGVTEKLDYLKELGVDYIWLTPIYQSPQNDNGYDVSDYYSIDPSYGTMEEFEELLEEAKARNIEIMLDIVVNHSSTEHKWFKEAKEDKNSPYRNYYIWRDEKNNWQSKFGGSAWKYDEKTEQYFLHLFDETQADLNWENEKFREEVYDMMRFWLDKGVTGFRLDVINLISKNQQFLNDDGSTATSDGRKYYTDGPRVHEYLQEMNRNVFEGKDVITVGEMSSTTIDNCIKYSNPDRNELSMTFSFHHLKVDYPNGDKWTKADFDFIKLKEIMSNWQIEMQKGGGWNALFWCNHDQPRIVSRFGNDEKYRNESAKMLATAMHMLQGTPYIYQGEEIGMTNPKFESIEQYRDVESLNIYDIKLEEGLSKEEIIGILKQKSRDNSRTPMQWNEEVNSGFTTNTPWITVAENFKEINVEKALEDKESVFYHYKKLIELRKTYDVITEGKYAILDENHPKIWGYTRIVNDEVLLVINNFYGEEITYSVPVHVQVDGMKQEVLLSNYKDSSKDITKLNLRPYESIVYRYTK
- a CDS encoding phosphotransferase enzyme family protein; amino-acid sequence: MERAVERVFTKEILASAAKAFHVTVEDKPLGDFENYIFKAKGDNGEDYVLRLTHSSHRSKKEVEAELDFLRYVAENGAKVAGPLYSTSQNLVEEIGAEDSTFFFASLFTYAKGEQVKGEGSHYWGDAYFEAWGKAIGQLHRLTMNYPKTDYRDTWEEDESGIVNELEDDQVKKIAVVLMDEIKPLPIERETFGLMHGDIHPGNFHYDGKELTIFDFDDAAYNYFIHDLAMVLYYSVLFTPWTVEEKTDFARKQLQVLRKGYEYEHRLADSWYESLPLFLRLRDIGLYGTLQKKFKGKDMPDNFRKLSEELYERIISEEAIVNI